Below is a window of Candidatus Nanopelagicales bacterium DNA.
GCCCAGCGTGCCGTCGTCCATCACCCAGGGGCGCTTCTCGCCCGCGCCGATGGCAAGGATGGTCGACTGCGGCGGGTTGATCACGGCGGTGAACTGCTTGATTCCCATCATGCCCATGTTGGAGATGCTGGCGGTGCCGCCGACGTATTCGTGGGTCTTGAGCTTGCCTTCCTTGGCGCGGGTCGCATGTTGTTCATGGCTTGCGCGATCGAGGTGAGGGTGCGGCCGTTGGCGTCCTGGATGATCGGCGTGATGAGGCCGCCCGGACTGA
It encodes the following:
- a CDS encoding 2-oxo acid dehydrogenase subunit E2, producing QSGRPHHADHPGRQRPHPHLDRASHEQHATRAKEGKLKTHEYVGGTASISNMGMMGIKQFTAVINPPQSTILAIGAGEKRPWVMDDGTLGVATVMSATGSFDHRAIDGADGARLMAAFQRLCRKARWAMVA